In Nycticebus coucang isolate mNycCou1 chromosome 5, mNycCou1.pri, whole genome shotgun sequence, the DNA window CTGTGTGTTTTTGTCCTCACTTGGTGCAGGTGCTTCTCTTTACCTGCTTAATAACTCTTTTCATGCTCACAGCAAGCAACCCTGAGCAGTAGATGTGATTTACCACTGTTTTACAGTAAAGTGTTCAGAAAGAAACCCGTATATCTGAGTTCCTTACTCAGCTTTGCCATGCGGAAGTGAACCCTAACTCTGTCTCCCACCTCTCGTTTTCAGTTTCCTCGGCCAGAACGTCCCCAAAGATGGCAGAGGAGAGCAGTAGTACCAGGGACTGCGTGTCCTTCAGCGTGCTCAGCTGGGATCAGGTCAGCCGGCTGCATGAGGTCCTGACCGAGGTCGTACCCATCCACGGACGAGGCAACTTTCCAACCTTGGAGATAACTCTGAAGGACATTGTCCAGACGGTCCGCAGCCGGCTGGAGGAGGCAGGCATCAAAGTGCAGGATGTCCGGCTGAATGGCTCTGCAGCCGGCCATGTGCTGGTCAAAGACAACGGCTTAGGCTGTAAAGACCTGGACCTGATCTTTCACGTGGCCCTCCCGACAGAAGCAGAGTTCCAGCTGGTCAGAGACGTGGTGCTGTGTTCCCTCCTGAACTTCCTGCCAGAGGGTGTGAACAAGCTCAAGATCAGCCCTGTCACTCTGAAGGAGGCATACGTGCAGAAGCTGGTGAAGGTGTGCACGGACACGGACCGCTGGAGCCTCATCTCCCTCTCCAACAAGAACGGGAGGAATGTGGAGCTCAAGTTCGTCGACTCTATCCGGCGCCAGTTTGAGTTCAGTGTGGACTCCTTCCAAATCATCCTggattctttgctctttttctatGACTGCTCCAGTAACCCCATCTCTGAGCACTTCCACCCCACGGTGATCGGGGAGAGCATGTACGGGGACTTTGAGGAAGCCTTTGATCACCTGCAGAACAGACTGATCGCTACCAAGAACCCTGAAGAAATCAGAGGCGGAGGACTTCTCAAGTACAGCAACCTTCTTGTGCGGGACTTTAGGCCCACAGACCAGGAAGAAATCAAGACTCTAGAGCGCTACATGTGCTCCCGGTTTTTCATTGACTTCCCGGACATCCTCGAGCAGCAGAGGAAGCTGGAGACCTACCTGCAAAACCACTTTGCCGAGGAGGAGAGAAGCAAGTATGACTACCTCATGATCCTCCGTAGGGTGGTGAACGAGAGCACCGTGTGCCTCATGGGGCACGAGCGCAGGCAGACCCTCAACCTCATCTCCCTCCTGGCCCTGCGTGTGCTGGCAGAGCAGAACATCATCCCCAATGCCACCAACGTCACCTGCTACTACCAGCCAGCTCCTTACGTCAGCGATGGCAACTTCAACAACTACTACGTTGCCCACCCCCCAGTTACCTACAGCCAGCCCTACCCCACCTGGCTGCCCTGTAACTAACCTGAGAGCCGAGGGCTTCCACAGTGGGAGCCCCAATAGAGCCAGGGCTCTCAGGTAGGGGAGCCTCCTTCTAGATGTAGGTGTTTGGCTTTTAAAGGGGAACTCAGCTctgattctgcttttttttttttttctttgtataccCATTGGAATGGGTCTACAGTATACCACGAGCCAACCCTAAAGGACCCATAGTAAGTGCCACTTTGGAAGATGCTGTAGGAAGTGTGACCTATCCACATCTTTCCAAGATAGACACACTAATGTGTCAAGTCCCAAGCATTAGCACCTGGGGGTTTGAGCTCTGCAATAATTGAgattgggagagcttgggcagcaTATGAGAAGTGTTAAGCTGCTTTTCTTCTCACTTCAGCCTAGAGCAGCCTGTGTTGGCCCTCACTTGGGATTCTCAGCAGTTACCTGGAAGCTGTGCTGATAATCTCTCATATCAGTTTTAGTCAGGCAAAAATGGTAAACATGAGGGTGCTCTTGTGACCCAATTTTTGTTCAAGGGACTAAATTGCTTATGATTATTCCCTGTCAGCAGAGCTGagaatttctttcatcaataaaCCAAAGCCAATAGCTGGAGAATTGAGATCTGGTTGGAAGTGGTTTATGGTTTAGATGCTGTGTGGAATTGTGAGAtattattgagaaaaaaataactttttcttgaaatgtaacttgaaaacaaaataaaatgtggaatatgTTTAAGTAGAAttgtggtagtggtggtgggagGGAGTGATTGTAAATAGGAAGTGTTgaatgttcattctttttttctttaaggaattCTTATTGGATAACATGTTTTTTCCCATCCTCCTCAGCTCTGTCATGGTTGACTTTTGTTTTGCTCTTCTTGAGACAGGACTGTGCTGGCTCTAGAGTTATTATGGGAACTGACAGGAAGGGTCTTCCCATGTTTTAATTGGAAACCCATTTTGGTCACATTCCAAGTATGACAAACTGTTTTTCTGGAGTactttggctttttttgttttggggttttatttttgtatttttttttcaaaaatagtgATTTCCTTCTCTAGGCGTTTTTGACAGCAGATGAATTCAGGAATTTCAGTAGAATCGAGTCGACCTGTGGAACTGCCCTGGCATCCCACCTGCTGTCTCCGTGCTGTGTGTGAAGGTGTGGGTTAGTGTCAAGTCTGGCTTGTTGTCATTGGAGCTACCAAGGAACTTTGAAGTCATTCCGGAGTGTTTGGGAAGAGTTGAGTGAATGGAAATGATCTTCCTTATTCTGGTAGATTAGACCATACTTGTTTATATTCTGCACTTTAGAAGGAAAACAGTGTTAATCTCTAGTCAAAAGCAAACTTAATTAAATGGAAGACTTCTAGCCACTGTTGCCTTTCCCGGTAGAGTTAGATAAgagattttgtattttgaaactttttgtGGGATCTCTTAGAAAGCATCACTTTAGGGTATCACTCAATATGCCAGCCAGCTTGGTTTCTAAAGTATGAAATCCATGCTTCtgattcttattttcttctgtgatCATAAAAAAATCCAAAGCCCTAAGTGGTTGCCTTCTCGTTTTAATGATCTCAATACAGACATACTAAATGAGTGGTTTACcttttcctaaaaatattttcaggtgaTGTTTTGGTCCTCTTAAAAGCAGATCAGACGTGACTGAAACCCAAGGCATTTGTGTTGTGCTATGTGAGGAGATGGAGCAGTCACTTCTTAATGGAACCAGCTCCCATTTCCCTGCGAGCTTTAGGTATATTTGTATTTGCTGGGTTTGAGTCTAAGCTGGTTGTAGGCTGAGGGAAGCCAGGTTGTGTCTGTGTTAGAAGAGGGCCAATGAAGAGCGATCCCAACTTTGAAAATCCTCTGATCATCCATGACCTTGAAGAGCTGCCATTGTGGTCCAATGGCAACATATTTGCACAAAAATGAAAGATTGGTTTAACCAAGCTTTGAAATGGGATGAAGCCGCCAAGATAGGCACACTCGTTAACACAAATCAGTATTGCTTCTTCTAAGGAAGTTTGGGGCCAGGGTAATGAGGCACAAGATGAGGGTAGAATCTGCATCAGGTAATTACATTTCAGTTTGTCCTTGGAGATCTTTCtgcttatatttttttcctgcctgGTAATAGTTCTCCTATGAGGACGAAGGGAGGTCTGGAAATTTCAAGAAATTCTCAAGCCAGCTTTTTGCACAATGGCCTTCTTGGTTGAGTGTCTTCACCTGACCTCCGTAGTCAGCCCTACTCTTTTTGTCGTTTGTGAATAGACATGTGTTCTAAAACTATCAGGGTAAAAAGCTGCACTGACCAAAGATGCAGGTCTGTAACACATCTCCTGGACCAATGGGGTCTCCCCCTGTTCTAGGAGCCTTTTGCCAGCCTCAAGAATAGGCCAGGTAACCTTGAACGTCAGGTGTCTGGAAATTCTAGCTGAAACCTGCCTTTCACATGGCTCATACAACCCCTAGGTGCCCTGAACTTATACTTAGTCCAGTGGctcttattttttgtgtgttgagTAACATGAAACTTGGCAGTGGAAGAGGACACTGAAGTTCAAGTGCAAGTTGTAATCTAACTTTAAGCAGTCTGTCTTTTGTGTCATGACTCTGAACTGTTTTCTGATGCCTGTTTCTTGAAGTCAGATGGAAATAGTACCTCTTCCCCTCTATTGGCAGAAGAGCACACACTAGATTCATGGCCTTTGAGCTTCANNNNNNNNNNNNNNNNNNNNNNNNNNNNNNNNNNNNNNNNNNNNNNNNNNNNNNNNNNNNNNNNNNNNNNNNNNNNNNNNNNNNNNNNNNNNNNNNNNNNNNNNNNNNNNNNNNNNNNNNNNNNNNNNNNNNNNNNNNNNNNNNNNNNNNNNNNNNNNNNNNNNNNNNNNNNNNNNNNNNNNNNNNNNNNNNNNNNNNNNNNNNNNNNNNNNNNNNNNNNNNNNNNNNNNNNNNNNNNNNNNNNNNNNNNNNNNNNNNNNNNNNNNNNNNNNNNNNNNNNNNNNNNNNNNNNNNNNNNNNNNNNNNNNNNNNNNNNNNNNNNNNNNNNNNNNNNNNNNNNNNNNNNNNNNNNNNNNNNNNNNNNNNNNNNNNNNNNNNNNNNNNNNNNNNNNNNNNNNNNNNNNNNNNNNNNNNNNNNNNNNNNNNNNNNNNNNNNNNNNNNNNNNNNNNNNNNNNNNNNNNNNNNNNNNNNNNNNNNNNNNNNNNNNNNNNNNNNNNNNNNNNNNNNNNNNNNNNNNNNNNNNNNNNNNNNNNNNNNNNNNNNNNNNNNNNNNNNNNNNNNNNNNNNNNNNNNNNNNNNNNNNNNNNNNNNNNNNGTCTGACCTTTAAATCTTACCTTGGCAGTAAGACACTATTCCTCATTCAATAATTTCAGTGCTGAAGCTAAACTATATCCCTAACACCTTCAAATCAGAGTTCCTGAGCACCACGTGTAGGATGTGGCATGGCCCACACCCAGGGGGACCTAGCAGATGGGGTGAGTTGAGTGGGGATAGATGATGCTTAGATCCTGGTAAATAGCACAGATGAGGTCTGGCATTCTAGTTTGTTTTCAGTTTGACTTTCATTGGAGATTGAGCCACAGAGAGCTGTGTGTGAGCCTGTGTTTTGTGGTGATGCATTAATACTTAAATTGCCTCACTTTTAGCACTAACCCCTTACCTTTGTGATAGGTTAGGATTTTAACTAGTATTGCTTTGTTAACTTTGAGAAATGGTGCCACTCAAAAGTAGCTACTTCACTTTATCAATCTATCCTTTCTAGTTAACTTTCTGGTGCCTTATAGAAGGATGCACCTTTAGTCTTAGCTCAAATACTCTCTTCCAGAGAGTGCATTAAAATAGTTATCTAGTGGTGAGAAGAGAAGCCGATGCTCACTGGGCCGTTACTTCCTGGGTGTTCGGGGCTCTACACTAGGGAGGGCCCTTGGGGTGGATTCTGTAAGTAGAAAGAACTGCCAGTTTCCAAGGTTAAATTCACATACTTAATCTGGCAGAGACCAGAATTTCACAGCTGACTTTGGAACATATTCCAACTCAACCAGTTAAATCCGTAGGACCAAAGGAGAGGTGCAGGGAAGAGGTATTTAAAAAGATTTGGCAACTTTTCAGAATTATTTGTGGAGACCTCTAAGGATCAGGAaggaaaaggctttttttttttttttttaaatgagttcaaGTGCCTGAATCTTGTTTAcctatcactttttaaaaaatagttgaagTGTAAGCTAAAAAAAAGCTTGGAGTTTTGCCTGGGCTAGTGAGAGCTGGTACAAATTCATGTGTGTTTCATAGGAAGGTAAGATGACCGTCCACCACCAAAGAGGAAGTAGTTCAATAATATGGCCCGGAGGGTGCTCTTTAAAAATTCAGGctatctgggttttttttctttaaatgggtAAAAACTTAGTGATATTtaaaacatcaattttttttctaaattaatataGATAAAAAGATACCATTAGGCTAAATTAGAAgcttttctgttctattttcaCATAgcctttgaaatatttcttaGCAGGGCCTAGGATGTGTGGGTTTCCTCTTTGGTAATGGTCACTAACCTTCTTACTTGATGCAGATGAAATCACTTGTCAATGAAAAATGTGGTAGAACCGGATGAATTAAAGCTTTGAGTTTgagaaataaaggtatatttaaaattaaaaacttgtcaGTTAtgcttattgctttgttttcctcAATGACAAACTTATTTTAGGTTTCAAGAAACATATTGACTAGTGATGGGAAGTTATGAACATGATCAGCCTTGGGTACTTCTCTGAAAGATGGTACTTTCTCTTGGGGGGTGGGTGTGGTTACTTTGGAAGCCATAAATCTCTTAATATTTGGACTCTTTTTCAAGGTGCCCGAATAACCCAGACTGAGCTTTGTGTTTGACCACAGCCTCTCAGCCAATACCTGTAGTAGGGGCAGTCTTGAAATCTACCTAGCTGGCAACTTGTTTGATCCAGTGCCCATGGCTCTCAGCCCTGTTTATTGAGAAATCAGCCATACTATACATAACTACAACCGTAgtttcttcacattttaaaagaagtataGACATGAGCAAGTGATATTTGATTACTTGATGGATATCGAAGGGTATAAAGAGGTACCTTCATGGTCAAGGTCCTTCTTCCTGATTCTTCCTTGATTCACAACACCCCTTCTCCACCACACCCCCCACCAGCCACCTCCCTTCTGTGCTGGACTTTTTACTTCTACAGTATCCTCTGTAACTGTCACTAAGAAAGGCATACCTTTGTGTAAAATCCTTCACCCCCTTGCCTTCAGCCTGCCCCTGCTTCTCCTTAAGCTTTGTAGTCTGAGGATGAGCACTCTCAGGAGCCTGGTGGGTATGGCGTCCTTGGTGACTTTGTACAGTAGCCCTTTCTCCTCTGACTCCCGACTGCCAGCACACACCCTGGATGTCTCCTCCCTCCtgtccagcaccatccatgtctAGCCTTGCACTTGACTACCTCTGTTCTAGCCATCCACTCACTTTGAATCTAGCACGTCTCGTGAAGGTTGGGGtgactttctctcttccctctccacaATAGTAAGGATCACTTGAACAGCAATTTTCTGACCTTATCATATGTTCCATAAGCTATCCACGGGCCTCCCTTTGTCTGTACTATGTATAACCTACGTGTGCTATGAGCTATCCCCGGGGTCCTCTCCTTGTCTGTACTATGTATGACCTATATGTGCCATGAACTATCCCCAGGGTCCTATCCTTGTCTGTACTATGCATTACCTATATGTGCCTCTGGGCTATCCCTGGGGTCCTCCCCTTATCTGTACTATGTATAACCTATATGTGCCATGAGCTATCTCCAGGGTCCTCCCCTTTATCTGTACTATGTATAACCTATatgtgctgtgagctatgccctGGATCCTTTCCTTGTCTGTACTATGTATAACCTATATGTGGTATGAGTTATCCCTGGGGTCCTCCCCTTTACCTGTACTATGTATAACCTATATATGCTATGAGCTTTGCCCTGGATCCTTCCCTTGTCTGTACTATGTATAACCTATATGTGCATGAGCTATCTCCAGGGTCCTCCCCTTTATCTGTACTATGTATAACCTATATGTGGTATGAGCTATGTCCTGGATCCTTCCCTTGTCTGTACTATGTATAACCTATATGTGCATGAGCTATCTCCAGGGTCCTCCCCTTTATCTGTACTATGTATAACCTATATGTGGTATGAGCTATGTCCTGGATCCTTCCCTTGTCTGTACTATGTATAACCTATATGTGCATGAGCTATCTCCAGGGTCCTCCCCTTGTCTATACTATGTACAACCTGTATGTGCCATGGTCTATCCCTGGGGTCCTCTCCTTATCTCTACTGTGTATTGCACCTTCTGAAAGGCTCCTTGGCTTTGTCCTCTTGGTTGCTTTCAGCCCTTGCTTGGGTAATTTCATGAGTCTTATTGTCTTATCTTTTCCTTGACTCTTCCCCCAAGGGCTCTTTCTAAAACAGATGTGTCTGTGCCTCTCCCAGACATTGAAACTTGCTCATGAGGCCCTCCTGTGCTAAAGCAGGTGCTAGGCCTGAAGGTGCCATTGGGAGGACTCTACAGCCGACCAGCCCCGCCTCCATCCTTGGTTCTGCTCCCCCAAGCTGGCCTCCTTCCACTTCCAGGGCACAATGCTCCTTCCATGCACCTCACCCCACTGCAGGTTTCTAGAACTGAAATGAAGGtcaccctcctcccaccttctctTGGTGCcagcccctccttctcctcccccccacTCTGAGAGTTGTGGGCTGGGTTGCATCAGGTCTGTGCCCACTCTGTGAGCACCTGTGTCTCATTCTCCTCTGGCTGCTTCCCACACAGTTAGCAGAGATCAGGTTTGTCAGATGCTGAACTCAGTGTTTTTGTCCATGGAGTACCTGTCCTTGGCCCACTAGCAATGAGGAGGCTGAATCCTGGATATTTACCTGGATGTGTTGTAATGCCCCATTCTGGTGCCAGAAAACATTTTAGTCCGAGGCATTGTCCGGACCAATATTTACACGCAGAATAATTTGTGTGGGAAGTAGTAGTGTGCAGTTCCCTGTAATGAGAAGTCATTCCTGGACGCTATTGATCATGCACTCTTGACCTCTTAAATCAAGGTCAGGACTTGGGGCTGAATCTTCCCGTTCTGCTGTTTTCCTACTAGCTCCATGCCCACCCATGCTCCCAGCAGACCTACCCTGTACTTGCTGCCTCTGAGGCATTGGAGTGAGGCCCCTGTGGCCACCCACCATCTCTGGGGATTCCAGTACGCCTCTAATCCTGtggggatttttttctccttaactgTCCAACTTGTTCCCGAGGTGGGACAGTAACATGCTCGGCTGTAATTTGGGGTTAATATCTACTGGAGGATGCTGAGAGCAGTAATAGGACCTGACAGTGTTTACCACATAACTCTGAGAAGTAAAGGCCAAAGCCTCCTGTGATGGTGCCACTCTGCTACCTTGTGGGACTTCATCCTTTCTAGCTTCCTGTGCGCCTTGTAGTGAGTTAGTTGGCAGCGAGTCACAGGTGGTGCTCACATGGGGAGGTGGGATGTGATAAGAAGCCAGATAGCACTGTGGTGGGTGACCTACCCCTCCCGCCTAAAGGCTGAGGGGGGATTGGTAAGGTGAAGTGACCTCCTGCCCCAAGTGACAAGAGCAATGGAGCCGGGCCAGTGCTGGTTTCTGGCCTCTGGCTCGTGCTTTCTCCTGTGCCACAGGGCTGTGTCCCTTCTGGTGGTAAGTGCCATCTAGAAGAATGTGCTGCCCTGGCAGGTGATCACACACCTCTCAGCCTCTGGCTTCGCCTTAAGCAGAGTTCTGTCAGTGCTGCCAAAACCCAGGAAGGCAGCCCAGGTGGGGAGCTCAGACCAGGGTGAGAGGCTTGGTTTCACACCATCCCTTACCCAGCCCAGAGCAGTCCAGCCTCCCTGCTCTGAGCACGACTAGATCACAGGACTCTCAACTCCTGGGCATTTTCATCACAGCAGGCCAGCCCCTGCCTACCTTTTGCTGTAGGAAGTGTCTAGAAGGGGAAAATTTTCCTAGGGGAAGGAGTCACTGCCTTTCTTTCAGATGCTTGCCTGGGAAGGAGGTATTCAAGGCCTGTGTGTGTGACCgagtggggaaggagagaagggagtagACAGCAGCTTTGGCCAGACTGTTCGGAACAACTTTCCTCCCTCCAATCCCTAGCCTGGAGCATGTGTGAGGCTCTGCTCCAGAGGTCTTCTGGCAACTGGAGCCATGAGAAAATGGAATGACACTTCCTCATAGTTGACTGTAagggcaatgattttcaactggtgtgctgcaaaaaattttaaagatcattaaattatttgcgaaagaagttcaaggcacagtaagtatcttctttctttttgctctctcttttgatcaacataatttaagtgtgctgcggaagtttaactataggttcaagtgcactgtgagattaaaaaggttgaaaaacactgctgtagggTTTACCAAGTATACACACGTATGTGTTAGCATGCGGGCCTCTGAAACCTGCGGGAAAGTTTGCAGTATTCTTGCTGCAGAGGGGATCAGAGTGCTTCTGAGTAGCCCAAGGTTATGGACCTTCTAAGAGGCTGAGCCTGTGCATAGAGATCTGACTGCGAAGCCCCTTCTCTCTCTGCAGCCCTGAAGGTCTCTGTAGGCCATAAATTACAGTGCAGATGGCTACTGTTGTGTCAGCCCCCTCCCAAGGGCCTAAGAGGTGTTGAGTTGCCTAGTAATAGATCCCTTTCCACTTATCCAGGAAAGGAATTCCTTGGACAGACCAGCTTTTCTCAGACAATCCTCCCTTTGTGAACCAGGTGTGGGAGGACCTGCTGTGGTCTGTCTGACATGTCTGGGGAGTACTCACTGAGCACCAGGTCCTGCGCTAAGCATCAGCATCAAATATCCCAACAAATCTGGGATAGGATGGTTAaatttacaggtgaggaaaccaaaagtcacacagctggtgcaGCCAACACCTGGCTGGCTGACTCTGGGGAGGAGTTCAAGCTCCTGGTAAGCTATTTGTCTTCATTCTGTATCTTACAGGATGGCATGTGGAAGAGGCATGGGACAGCAAATATCCTGCCTTCCAACAGGAGCCTTTgaagagggctgaggagaaggCCAAGACAGCTGATCAGTTAAAAAATTGAGTCAACTAAGCTAAAATAGGGTGCCCATTGTGGTTGCCAGAAAATTTCAAATTAGAATTGAAATTGAAAAagcatcctttattttttttctttacccaaaaaaCCATACAATAGAGGAGTATTGAAAGACCTGCAGGGTGAGAGGAGGTGGTAGGGGAGTGCCCCAGCGCTTTTGCAGAAGTCAGGAAACCAGCTCACCTGTGGCTCTGGAACAATGAAACCCAGAAGGGAGGGGACACAGAAAGCTAATAGCCATACCCCAAGCAGTTCCTGGAGTCAAACACCTGTGGATTTTTGTGCACTAAATATAGTGGAAGTTGGGCCATCTTATCCTTAAATAAACACTACAGCTagcaaagattttatgaaaagagTCTTTACATTGGCTCAGGTGAGCGTTGGCTGGGACAGCAGTGCCCCTGAGGCTGTGGCTGGCCCCTGTGCCTGGTCACCCCCCCATCTCAGGTGCTCAGGCAAAACGTTCCTCTGCGGTTTGCCCTGCTCTTAAATCAGCTCCAGTCTCATTGTCCCTGCACCCTTCACCCCTTCCCCCAACGTGAGGGATCAGTTTCCTTGGCTGGCCTTCACAGGATCTGACCCGGACGGCCAGAGCGGCGTCCCTCTCTCTCAGCTCTGGCAGCAGAGGCTGCTTTTCAGCAGGCTTCTTTGCCATCCTACTTCAGATATGACTGAAAGAAAAACGAGTCtctctttgccttttccttttgCAATCCTGCATGCTGCTGAGTGGCCACAGCCCCTCTTTCAGGATATGTGGAAGTAGAGGCTCGTTGCTGGGTCAGGGTTCTTGGCTCAGAGACCCCACGGGTTGTGTTTCTAGTCTCCTGAGGGCCAGCTGGATGCCTAGCTGGGTGCAAGGACCCCAAGGTGAGGAGCCCTTCAGAGAGAGGACGTGGGCAGTGAGACAGAAGAGGTGGAGGGTCCAGCCCAGCATGGTCCGCAGCCCCTTCCCCGGCTCCCCCGTGATGCACAAGCCCAGCTGCCCTCATGGGTACCACGCAGACGCAGATGATAATGGTGCTGACTGTAGGGATGCTCAAACTGGAGGAATAAGGTATTTCA includes these proteins:
- the TENT5C gene encoding terminal nucleotidyltransferase 5C, encoding MAEESSSTRDCVSFSVLSWDQVSRLHEVLTEVVPIHGRGNFPTLEITLKDIVQTVRSRLEEAGIKVQDVRLNGSAAGHVLVKDNGLGCKDLDLIFHVALPTEAEFQLVRDVVLCSLLNFLPEGVNKLKISPVTLKEAYVQKLVKVCTDTDRWSLISLSNKNGRNVELKFVDSIRRQFEFSVDSFQIILDSLLFFYDCSSNPISEHFHPTVIGESMYGDFEEAFDHLQNRLIATKNPEEIRGGGLLKYSNLLVRDFRPTDQEEIKTLERYMCSRFFIDFPDILEQQRKLETYLQNHFAEEERSKYDYLMILRRVVNESTVCLMGHERRQTLNLISLLALRVLAEQNIIPNATNVTCYYQPAPYVSDGNFNNYYVAHPPVTYSQPYPTWLPCN